aggagggaggagggaggagatgatgaGCAGATGGTGTTGGCGCATTCCAGCGAATAATCAATGACGTCATGTTTGTGTATGGGAGAACCCTGTTGATGGATGCAAGTGCTTGAcaaatggaatgtgtgtgtgtgtgtgtgggtgtgtgtgtgtgtgtgtgtgtgtgtgtgtgtgtgtgtgtgtgtgcgccctttGGAACAAAATGAATGTCCAAAATGCTCGAATAAGTGCAAGGAACAGGATTGAAAATAATTGATTCTGCACAAGAGAGTAGTAGAGCCAGTGGTCGAATGCGCCGCCGTGTACGTATGGAGGGCTCCTTTAGATTACCACACCTATTATCCCACCTTTGACTGACGTAGCCCAGATAAATCCACCTGGAAAGAACCAACATCAGCCTCTTGTAGTGCCTTGCTCGTGTGATCTCAACTTAAAGTTAGGTTACTGACGTAGAGCACCTTTGACCTCTGCTCAGTGTTGGGCCAACCGTAATCGGGCTCCACCATATATCTTGTACTTTGACAATCGTATTAAAATTGCCACTATTGCTACGATATTCACCTGGTTTAATTAATTATcaggaaaagtttttttttaggaATGGTACTACGGTGATAACAAAGGAGTGGTCGAATAGTCCTACACGCACGTggatggcaacacacacacacacacacacataggcggatccagggggggggggcacggggccatggccccccccaaacgctctgagagtatgttttggccccccccaaagaaattcgttacagatactgtcagcctccctcaatcatatacatatcatgtagaactcgatagtcgatactgcatcgctctactacataaCCCAAACtccaattctatggcctcaatgcACAAGCGAACTGAAATTAAGCGCTGAGAAGGAAGGCCTCTTCTGGCCTGAAAAGCACAATtgcaatccgatgtgacttaattccatgtgtacagtccgtcgtcgatgaacagttggccccccccaaaactcaaggctggatccgcccttgcacacacacacacacacacacacacacacacacacgcgcgcgcacggaATATTCATAgcctatccctccttctcctcctcttcctcccctccctctcttttctttttcctttcttcgtattttcttctttttcgtcttatttgttctttctcctttttttctgctttgtttcttggcgtatattttgtataatacttttttttttttcttctcttctcattttgttattctttttttctttcccttttctttcttttttcttttcatcttcgtcttatcaattttctttttcttttattgcttttctcttcatctccttcttatcaccatccttcctcctccttctcttcctcctcctcctcccctgtatATTTTATATCCTTCTTATTTGTTAACATTCTCAGTGCGCGCATTTGGAAATTTCTCTCTGGATTTAAGGAAATGGTACAAATGGATCATAATTCTACGTGCGCtgtgaatgttctctctctctactatgtCCTTTGCAGTGATGTGATTATTttactctactttttttctcatatttggcTTTATtatcgtttctcttttgttttctttttacttagtGTACGGCGTTAGGGTCTGTATTATGCGGCAAAAAGGAGTATTTGAAAAGGAGTGTATAAAAGCTAGCAAAAGTGTTCCTAAAGTCGTGCTGGAAAATGAATGGCAAAAAATGCTCGAAAAAATGCAAAGGAACAGGATTGAAAATAATTGATTCGGGCAATAAAATTATGAATATTGCTCTGAGATGGTAGGAAAGGTAGGTAATATAATGTAATGCCATTGAAAGCAAAAATACGTGAATCACGCATATGTCCAAGGAATAGGATTGAAAATAAGCGATTCGGGCAATAAAACTGAAAATTAGTAGTGCGATGAATTGTATTATAGTGAGGAAAGATCCATAATATAATATCATTGGAAAGCAAAATACGTGAATCAAAGCATAAGCCCAAAGGAATAGCGATTGATAAATATAGTCCGGTTTCTACGAGAGGCTGGCGGGTCAAATCCTTCAGGGATGGACTCGcgtacttggcatcattgcttgggtgacaatctctgcgtcgctcattggctgttgctTTACTAGATCTAACCTACCGTGACATAACCTACTATCTCTTGCTCTCTGGTCCCTCTTTGAAGTCAGTACAggcacccaagcaatgataccaagtccgcgagtccaccccctGAAAGATTATATGGTGATTCCAggcaataaaactgaaaaaaaaaaaaaatagtgcgaTGGTATATTATGTGATGAGGAAAGATCTATAGTATAATGCCATTGGAAAAGCGAAGTGcgtgaataaacagaagagaggaccaagaagaggaggaggaggatgaggaggaggacgacgacctaGCGATacaggtcagaagaagaagaagacggaggaggaggaggttatcatTTGTCATTGTTTTTGGTTTTGTATCCTCGAACATGTGGAATCTAATGCTTTATTTTTATAGCAATTATTTTTCGATAAGAATGTTCCTATTATATACTTTTACTGCATGATAAAAGAAGAAGGTATTTGTCTCTTTTACtttgaataaattaatgaatgaaaactGGATAAATATAAAGAGTATTTTTCGTTAACTTTTTAAATAATAGTAAATTCCTGAATCATTTTACAACATTTATTTctcattgcgagagagagagagagagagagagagagagtgagagagtctTCCTCACAACGTCGCTCTTTTCTCACACATTTTATCTTCAAAGTTatacagtttattttttttatcttcccacatgttaaaataattacataaacttcatcatcatcatcaccacttgttACGATATCAAAATCATCTgtttcatcttcgtcatcatcatcatcattcttaccTGTCATTTCACCATCTTTACCTTAATCTTATTTATCTGATTGCTTACCTGGAAATACATTCTAGCTCAAGAATGACAAtacactcttattattattattattattattattattattattattattattattattattggtggtggtaatgttttttttacatttcacctcacacttctaccttcacactcccttcctcttttttcctccattgctgtctctctccttatatattctctgttgttatcttcttcctcatatttattCACCTGTCTCTGCTCTCTACCTGTTTATCGAATGCGCTTCTTACATTGCttctaattccacctcctcctctgctcgcAACACCTATGTAATTCCTCTTTATTGTATCATATCATCTCTATTAACAcagtattcccctcctcctcctcttgctgctcttcctcttccctcttcacaatttctcatcctctttctcgaaTCTACTCCCTGCTATTACCTCTCATTGAACTAAAACCttatctttttactcttcctcttcttctctttccttatatcctCTCCATCACCAaatatccccctcttcctccttgcagCATCGTCCCTATCCTTACATCATCATCACttatcctcttgctcctcttccccttcctcctatctaTTTCTTCCACATCAtcacttcatcctcatcttcttctccctcatacAGTGTCTTCGCGGTCTGTGTTTCGATTCGCCTGCAGAGATCCTTGTATTCGGCCCACTTTCTGATCCCCTCCAAGAGCCAGTGGCCGTAGTACTTGGGCTGACTCTCCCTCTGCTCGCACCCTGGCAGGACCACGTTCACGTTGGCGTGGAACCGTGGCTCCAGGAAGAATGGGACGGACAGCCTGccaagggaaaggtgagagaggtgTGGAGATGTTGTTTGCCGTTTGAGTTCCTTTTGCTCTTAGGCTTAGAATAGATAGTgcctggggaggaggaaggaaaggctgtgGGAATGGCGagtttgtgttggtgatggttaggttaggttagtggtgcAGTGTTACCAAACCCAACACACATATATTTCACGAACCTGACCTCCAAAATCTTtcaaagggtcatattcttacgtATCTAGCCTAATATATCCATCCTAACCTAtccaacttaacttaacctaatttaacctatctactattccaacaacaacaacaaataaaattaCCTATCCAACCTAACCCAACTAATTCCACACACCtattccaccaccaacaacagcaacaaccttaCCAAACCAACCTAGTCCAACCTAACATAGccttaccaccgccaccaccaccaggctcaccTATCACCACAACAGTCGATCACGCGGTGTTTGGTAGCCTTGAGAGCCCCGCCGCTGGTGTAGGAGAGCAGCTGGCCGATGTTCATGACGAGGTGGCCGGGTTTGTGCGTCACGTCGATGATGGAGTCGTCCTTCCACCAGCGAACCTGCAGCCCCGGGTACTCGGCAAAGGTGGCCAGCAGCGTGACCTTCGTGGTGTCCTGGTGTTCGGCCGTCTGGATCactgtaggggaggagggaaagtgtgtgaaAAGGAGATGTGGTTCGAGTGCGTGTTTCTTTTGGTTTTAGAGATAGAATAGGTGACGAAAACTTACTGCATGACGGAACTTTGGTGCCTCGCTGACTGTATCACTATaacgatggaggaagaaagatggcagAAGGTGTGTTTAATGTTTTGATGGTCTTTTGCTTTAAGGCtcagaaaaagtgataaaatatCTTTGCTCATGGCTTAATATGTCTGTTTGGCTGCTTGGATTactgtgagagggaggaagaaagagaaaaggtgtctCAAGCAGGTATTTTTGCGATCTCTCAGTTCCTTGTTTTTAGActaagaagagatgaggaaggagatgataacGTGGCAAGACCTTCAATTTACCCGGAAGAAAGGAGTTTGAAGAAGACGTGAAAAGAATATGTCAGCTAGTTTTGCTTGAGGACATAGAGAATGCAATGTAAGATGACGATAATtgaaggtgatgaagatgataacgTATTGCAAGACCATCAATTTACCCGGAAGAAAAGAGGCTGACTAGAACATGTCAGCTATTTTGCTTGAAGACCCAGAGAAGAATGCAAAGTAAGATGACAAAACGTGAAAGGTGATAAAGAAGATGATAGAATAACGTATAGCGTTGACCATCAATTCTACTCCGGAAGAAAGGCGTTTGAAGAGGCCGTGAATAGAACATATCAGTTACTTCTCCTTTTAGACTCAGAGAAGGCAACAAAAACATCGATAACGTGGAAGAGCAGATGATAACGCATAGCAAGACCATCAATTTACCTGGAAGAAAGGAGTCTTAAGAGGCCGGGAATAGACCATATCAGTTACTTTTGCTTTTAGACTCAGAGAAGGCAAAGTAAGATGACGATAACGTGAAAGGTGATAAAGATGATAACGCATAGCAAGACCATCAATTTACCTGGAAGAAAGGCGTCTTAAGAGGCCGGGAATAGACCATATCAGTTACTTTTGCTTCTAGACTCAGAGAAGGCAAAGTAAGATGACAAAAACGTGAAAGGTGATAAAGAAGATGATAGAATAACGTATAGCAAGACCATCAATTTACCCGGAAGAAAGGCGTTTGAAGAGGCCGTGACAGAACATACTGAAGTTACTATTGCTTGAAACCTAGAGAGCGTAATGTTGACGATAACGTGAAAGGTGATAAAGAATATGATAACGTACTACAAGACCATCACTTTACCTGGAAGAAAGGAGTCTTAAGAGGCCGGGAATAGAACATATCAGTTACTATTGCTTGAAAACCCAGAGAATGCAATGTAAGATGGCGATAACGTgaaaggtgatgaagatgataacgTATTGCAAGACCGTCAATTTACCCGGAAGAAAGGCGTTTGAAGAGGCCGAGACTAGAACATGTCAGCTATTTTTGCTTGAAGACCCAGAGAATGCAAAGTAAGATGACAAAAACGTGAAAGGTGATAAAGAAGATGATAGAATAACGTATAGCAAGACCATCAATTTACCCGGAAGAAAGGCGTTTGAAGAGGCCGTGAATAGAACATATCAGTTACTTCTCCTTTTAGACTCAGAGAAGGCAATGTAAAATGACGATAACGTggaaggtgatgaagatgataacgCATAGCAAGACCATCAATTTACCTGGAAGAAAGGAGTCTTAAGAGGCCGGGAATAGACCATATCAGTTACTTTTGCTTTAGACTCAGAGAAGGCAATGAAAGATATGATAACTTAAAAAAGGTGATACAGATGATGACCTTTACAAGACACACCATCACTTACTCCGCGTCCACCGTCACGGGCTTCATATGTCGGGTTGGGTCTGGCGGGTAGCGGATGAGCCGGAGCGTGGAGATGCGGATCCCTGAAGATGTCGGCGTAGAAGTCGCTGGGTGCTCCAACCTTTCCCCGCGATCAGGCTCAGCAGCTCCCGCGAAGCCCTCGGTCATCTTCGTGGTAGACCTCCATCCATGTCTGacagaaagagaggtggaggaatggtAAAAGATGAGAGGTAGATGTAGATGAATATAGTGTTGATTAGTAGTAGATAagtaaagaaaggcaagaaaagaaggaaggaaagatagccagaacgaaagaaagaaagaaaaaagagaggttgGTAAAAGGActtgaaagattgaaagaaagaaaagaaagacaaaagagagaaaaacgaaagaaaacaaacaaataaaaaagaaaaaaaggaagaaaaagaaaagaaaaatacacacaaaaaaaacaaagaaaaaatataaaaagataaaaaatatactaaagaacgaaaaaaaacagaaaggttgaaaaaaatatttgaaaggttgaaagaaaggaaaagaaagacagaaagagagaaaaacgaaagaaaacaaacaattaaaaaaaataaagtaaataaaaaaataaaatatatataaaagatagaaaaaaaaaaagaaaagagaatctaACATCCTATCCCTTACCTGAAGTTCCTGCCTCCTCGGATTCCCTCTAGACTCCCCTAGAGGCCATTGTTGTCCTCGATGATGAACTTCTCCTCCAGCGATATGAGTCCAGGATGGCCCAAGGAATGCAGTTGGGGGGTATGTAAACTATGACCAATCAATATTTTATGACTAACTCCAAACTGGCGAGCGGAAGCGAGCCATTCATATGAATTAATTTTAGTTCAGATGTTATTTAGTATTTATACACACTTTTGGCCGCGGCCcatgaccaaaattattatacttttaaatgcaaatgaaaagcatCTGGGAGACCAAATGTCCCTACTAGGCCTTAAAAAATGCCTCAAAAAAAAGGTGAGTTTGAAAAATGATGTGTGCATGGAAGGATTTGGAGATCACCCAACATAGCTAGCGCCAACTCCTGCAGGTGGCTGGTTCAAGAGTGATGATACTTGGCCAGCATAACAGTTCCGAATGCAGTCGCCATCCATGCCCCTGATCCTCCTGCCTGTGGCCATtccgcctaaaaaaaaaaaaaaaaaaaaaaaaaaaaaaaaaatcaaatttcgaCCAACTCACTAGGACTTTTTTGACCCAACTCCTGACCTCAAACATTGGGTGCTTCTCGCTCAAACTTTCATCCAGCCTATGAGTCCCTGCTTCGGCCCGATCTCGAAgctagggaagaggagaggacgcagtggttaatggtggtggtagggtggtgtgatggtggtggtggggaagtggTGCTGGgtagtggtaggtggtgatgatgCAGTGAGTGCTTGGTGCAGGCGAATTTGGTTCCTCATCACCATTCTTAAGTATCTGTTTCCACCTTCAATTCACTATCTTCATAGCTactcactattaccaccaccacctatcatCTGGGTAAATAGCTCACTTTGATTCAATCGATCTGAttacagacgaacagacagacagatgaatattCTCGTTCGTGTCGTGTTTCTGTCAATATTATTCTAAATTTATCAACGTGCATAATTTGTTTCTATATAAAGAGAGTATAACCTCTCTTGATAACGTACTTACTGCATGTCGTGTCATTGTAACTCCTCATATTACAGCTTCCGAGTCGGTTTATAGCGTCACTTATCATTCACAGAATCGTTTTATTTCTCTTGTCAGCGCACCTGGAACTAGAAACAGAGACCGAATCCAGAGTAGCTTGCTGATTGGTTAGGTCACAGCATTATCTTGTATGGTCCGCGAAGAAGGGAACTCGTAACCGTGTGATCATAACAGCCATCGGAACAAACAGATGATCTCACTGATCAGGTTCGGTCGACACGCAATGCAACAACAGAGACCGACAAACCACAAAGCAAGAAGTAACAGATGAAATTACGCGAAAGTTACTTCAGCAGACTCCGCAGACTtgatctccttctttctctataagACATCAAGTTCTTATATATCCTCAAGCGTCTATGCCAAGTTTCAAAGTCATCCCTCGTTTCTATCGTTCTCAAGTTTTATGTGCCAAGTCTCCGATATCCCTCGAACGCTTAGTGAGTTTTCAAGTTCTTAAAAGCCCTCAAGATTCTTGGCGGCACTCCTCATAAATTCTATCCAGTCATCAAGTTCAAACAATTTATCGAGTCATTCCTCACATTCTAGCAGGAATTCTTCAAGTTCTGTGCCAAATTCCCAAGAGTCATCCCTTCATGTTCTAGTAAGTTCTCAAGTTTTCGCAAATCCTCAAATCTCTGTCAGTCATCAAGTTTTAATAATTTCTCGAGTCATTCACCACGCTCTAGCAGGTCTTCAAGTTCTGTGCCAAACTCCCAGAGTCATCCCTCATTCTGTCAAGTCCTCTAAGTCCCCAGTCGATCCCCTTCAGTCCTCACCTTTCCTTGTGGGACACGGCATGCCGGGGATGACAGGAAAGTATCACCGGTACTCTGCTTTGCTGCACTTAGGGTTGAAAGACTTCTTGGAGATGGCCATCCTCTGCTCCACATCAACGGCAGGCTATTggcggagggaggagtggagaagagatGGTTATAGAAGAGACAGggaaaagagagtgaagagaagaggcagtggatggatagataaaggACATGGTGCAGCTTAGATGAGAGACGGAACAAGTAGATATTAActtgagaggaagagacggacagAAACcgagaccaccgttgccagattatcgtactcggagagCATCACGTATCCCGGCTTCTCACCctttaaatatcaccaggaaacaagaaTAATTGACCTTTTCTAACGATAACAACACaaaaagccagttattggggcACATGGAGGCAGCTTTTGTGGTTGAAATCAGGGAATATGAgaagactgagtacgacaatcggtAACGTTGATTCCCTGAGACGCGTGAACAGACCCACCGATCTCAAACACTTGCTGATGTCCAAGACTGttgacacacatttgacaaagctttctcAGTAAGGAGCTGCGGGCATTTCAACAAAGGTAGGTCTCAAATAAAGATCCACAGAAGTCAAGTGGAGAAGCTTCAGGACAACGATAAAAAGACACGGAATAGCGACGAACATAAAGGAACTGAGACCCCAGAACGATAAACATGGATTAAGGACAACCTGTCAGAAATACAGAATACGAAGGAGACTCCAGCACGAAGGAGGAcaaagacgaaaaacaaaaaatagaccCACGCatgaaaaacgacaaaaaaggCAAGGCGAAGACAGATAGGgaaccacgaagaagaagaagagggaagaagaagaagagaaggagaagaagaagaagaagaagaagaagaaagaaagaaaaagaagaagaagaaaagaagaagaagaagaggaagaagatgatgatgctggagatgaaaggaacggaaagaaaagagagggatgaaggcgaagggaaggaaaggaaaggacaaacgaaaggagaaaagtggaaaggataagagaaaaaaacagaattaaaaggtacaggagagaaaataggataaaTAATATGCTCGTaagtgaagataaagaagaagaagaagaaagaggagacccACACAGACAAAACCCCCGCCTCGACACCCTGAAGAGAACCACTTGGGTGTCGCAGCAGCACCTTCCTCGTCGTAGCCGTCCGTTCTAACGGGAGGTATAGATGAAGCCCACGGTGGTGAGCACCTCGTGCCATGGCTCCTTCACCCAGGCCGGAAGCCGGCCGCGATGTGACCCTTGGCCAGGCTCAGGTCGATGATGACGGGCaggaccttctcttcctcctgtgctGAAagcagagagatggatagatagatcgataaagagttagatagatatgAATGGGATGAATGGGGAGAGGCTTGAACCGAGAAGAGGTAGAGAGCAGGATCTGGCTTCCCCTCACCTGCCGGGGCAGGAGAGAAAAGTTAGACCTGATAGAGAAATCGataaaaaaagtagatgaaaaggctatataaatagattgatagaggaGGCAGTAAATATAGACAGAGAGGGTAGAGAGGGCAGGATCTTCTTACCCACCAGTCGTGGTGAgcgaaagatagaagaaagatagatagaggtaaTAAGAGATAAGAAGATAGGTGGGGGTtggtaggagagagaaaaaaaaaaaatatatatatatatatatatatatatatatatata
This portion of the Eriocheir sinensis breed Jianghai 21 unplaced genomic scaffold, ASM2467909v1 Scaffold1700, whole genome shotgun sequence genome encodes:
- the LOC126990514 gene encoding 1-aminocyclopropane-1-carboxylate oxidase-like — encoded protein: IQTAEHQDTTKVTLLATFAEYPGLQVRWWKDDSIIDVTHKPGHLVMNIGQLLSYTSGGALKATKHRVIDCCGDRLSVPFFLEPRFHANVNVVLPGCEQRESQPKYYGHWLLEGIR